From the Silurus meridionalis isolate SWU-2019-XX chromosome 5, ASM1480568v1, whole genome shotgun sequence genome, one window contains:
- the si:dkeyp-115e12.6 gene encoding centromere protein F isoform X2: MSWAAEDWTSGLPGPVLKKVQELQGQNEKLIRERQQRQLQLDNSDAALHKQKQKYEEVRVELGAVQRELVGVREQTQGEARVRDRLTQDLQAKVAQVCTLEGQLDSTRTLVQNLTQEVKRLEAELEKLQKGTVLADSMLFSTPCWNMNSPWDQSGRSSLRGEDVGKARQQLLFGDSTKSSAGAVSSPFPQQPHRSPPLRRKINQSDTRPPSSMFPWERDDARSTPRGKAASTHTSSFNISDVITDAGARDDGIEEALRKEIDGLRVRISGLQQELQLEKECCRESESCLAQVRKEFNLNEQNLTRSRDELARAQTRITQEGDRAQAAEQRVKHLQEELKCQRQNAETSRCNAEQRRKEMEREHQRELLELQRERQSMEKQHQQEATRLNQEIQQARTQHNTLQSQYDKLVLQKQAVERDLEGVQGNLKSTQSDLTESQKQEAQTQGKLTESLKENEGLRISLEQLKKREKSLEAEVKRLNEELAEALKLIKELQAKLAAPPVVSCPVAGDGFSPVPSTYSSYPPPHQQLSQRKKMLKTERPKISGRLGPVAYPSEREPGEGIDSEQIGTFGSEDSPPLSINVQEGNLCGAERSSEADMESSITEQDTGIEDTDTDSCMSDSISERVFKDDGRCDSGIQKPSSSNQGQKKDSSSIMELKKENSVLRDELRDIKRELDQRLDDLEAQRRAEAEAKTKLKQLSKKHSSQVEQHRTKAQELKDKGSKLEAQLEQERKESAQLREVVTNLETEAEKRKEEIKREEEETKEETIKLKEALAQMERREEHLKKEQEEMRKELDVLQSELLQEREEREREREMENKLRKTCEVEGLKIAELQAELDRLQSSATVEDKNVNTNMPFTYLQLGNQPNIANDVTALENEFTSSLNANIYFCESVNLQNTIFSKETWTTEQDTTSTGNLEDHTKTTEGGSLDDTTVLVLEVERMRVQRDRETERAKKFQKKLEALQNQVTSQTQQLTLAFDNQSKHIEGLLKELQQRDGALQRQGEELQSCQIELASLKADKQMTELVTSMTSSAENSAEVSAEPSCDLANSTDTLNTYEVAEQESLDTVENKPLQTDKQSFTNVEVGDRPGWMENVPSDAPLDKTNISHVTLTSTDVEERDSEQYTKNTTEEKLLELQTTAQQDNGQVTETNTENAQSSVLFGFTENIELPEKLHSTDKTGTLKIVINKLHEAQKELYKLKSKHSQLTLQLQEVSRQDFLSLKEEHEQLKLKLNLIDHEPCWTETFLKQDESNHLTNTEECVTVSNREEDDVIGGSFEDRCQKCGQETGNETSAQVHSLHCQLQVLQSELRHLSKKNRDQAEQLQLWRVSAMASEDSLDQKNSGSPIVVVREEQLVLSCNATKLHSDMKLSSIVQHEGLSQPISYIEPSTADHQKDHETSEKSPEDLPSKLKAMVLVADDDSAINDVTNRLKMEIKPVKCKNASPDVSSEMEKSVSRHDLAHQIEQTGPDEDWQPTGSPYEIAFTPESREDGLMGTGLLTEITDLKLNIETVDGKDSNLNYDEVVTAMLSGKFPRNVTMRENKHSSAPESQTSNSVRREDNAVDQQQISEFAWITGGIDNAGIKEVKSVCTQTIECNREDVKDFGSRHQSLLVLHVSTQTTQSEKQEDKCTESQALSSALASETEKLLFSGSFPIPANPAHLAERIRRGRGRMSAAYDDTEYEPYGLPEVVMKGFADIPSGPACPYVLRRGLLGTDALPISLRESSLTEAEEEIDP, from the exons GCTTGAGGCAGAACTGGAAAAGCTGCAAAAAGGAACTGTCCTAGCAGACTCCATGCTGTTTTCCACACCCTGCTGGAACATGAACTCACCCTGGGACCAAAGCG gtAGGAGCAGTCTCAGAGGAGAGGATGTAGGCAAAGCCCGA CAACAGCTACTGTTTGGAGATAGCACCAAGTCCTCAGCGGGTGCCGTTTCATCTCCGTTCCCTCAGCAACCACACAGATCGCCGCCTCTTAGGCGCAAAATCAACCAATCCGATACTCGTCCCCCATCCTCGATGTTTCCGTGGGAACGGGATGATGCAAGGTCCACTCCCAGGGGCAAAGCAGCATCCACCCACACCTCTTCCTTCAATATCAGTGATGTCATTACGGACGCTGGTGCACGTGATGATGGAATTGAGGAAGCACTGAGGAAGGAGATAGATG GGCTGCGTGTACGCATTTCTGGGTTGCAGCAGGAGTTGCAGCTGGAAAAAGAGTGCTGCAGGGAGTCCGAGTCTTGCCTCGCTCAAGTTAGGAAAGAGTTCAACTTGAACGAGCAAAATCTGACGCGCTCCAGAGATGAGTTGGCTCGTGCACAAACGCGCATCACACAGGAGGGGGACAGG GCTCAGGCAGCCGAACAGCGGGTGAAGCACTTACAGGAGGAGCTGAAGTGTCAGAGGCAGAATGCAGAAACTAGCCGCTGCAATGCCGAGCAGCGcaggaaagagatggagagagagcaCCAGAGA GAGCTTTTAGAGCTGCAAAGGGAGAGGCAGTCTATGGAGAAGCAGCACCAGCAGGAGGCTACCAGACTCAACCAAGAGATCCAGCAAGCCAggacacaacacaacacactacagtCACAATATGATAAa cTGGTTTTGCAGAAGCAGGCTGTAGAAAGGGATCTGGAGGGAGTGCAGGGCAACCTAAAAAGCACACAGAGTGATCTAACAGAGAGCCAAAAGCAGGAGGCTCAAACGCAAGGAAAACTCACG GAGTCACTGAAGGAAAACGAGGGACTGCGTATATCACTGGAGCAGttaaagaagagagagaaaagcctAGAAGCAGAGGTCAAAAGACTTAATGAGGAGTTGGCTGAagcactgaaactaattaaagAGCTGCAGG CCAAACTTGCAGCTCCACCAGTAGTCTCTTGTCCAGTTGCTGGAGATGGTTTTAGCCCTGTTCCATCCACTTATTCCAGTTACCCTCCACCTCACCAGCAGTTGtcccaaagaaagaaaatgttaaaaactgaGAGACCAAAAATATCAGGCAGGCTGGGGCCCGTAGCCTACCCTTCAGAGAGAGAACCTGGTGAGGGGATTGACTCTGAGCAAATCGGCACCTTTGGTTCTGAAGACTCTCCACCATTAAGCATCAATGTACAAGAAGGGAATCTGTGTGGAGCAGAACGCTCTAGTGAGGCAGATATGGAGAGCTCTATTACTGAGCAAGACACAGGGATTgaagatacagacacagactcATGCATGTCTGATTCAATCAGTGAGCGTGTGTTTAAAGATGATGGCCGTTGTGATTCAGGAATTCAAAAGCCAAGCTCCTCAAATcagggacaaaaaaaagactCCTCTTCTATCATGGAGTTAAAGAAAGAGAATTCAGTTCTTCGGGATGAGCTCAGGGACATTAAGCGGGAGTTAGATCAACGCCTCGATGACCTTGAGGCTCAAAGACGAGCGGAAGCTGAGGCTAAGACCAAATTGAAGCAACTTAGCAAAAAGCACTCGAGCCAAGTAGAGCAGCATCGCACAAAGGCCCAGGAGCTTAAAGACAAAGGAAGCAAACTAGAAGCACAGCTGGAacaagagaggaaagagagtgCACAACTGAGGGAAGTGGTAACTAATTTAGAGACAGAggctgaaaaaagaaaggaggaaattaagagagaagaggaagaaaccaAAGAGGAGACCATCAAACTAAAAGAAGCCTTGGCACAGATGGAAAGAAGGGAGGAACATCTTAAAAAAGAGCAAGAGGAAATGCGCAAGGAACTTGATGTGCTTCAGTCTGAACTTTTGCAGGAacgtgaggagagagagagggagcgagagatGGAGAATAAACTACGTAAAACTTGTGAAGTGGAAGGACTAAAGATTGCAGAACTTCAAGCAGAGTTGGACCGGCTGCAAAGTTCTGCCACAGTGGAGGACAAGAATGTAAACACTAACATGCCTTTCACCTATCTGCAGCTTGGAAACCAACCAAACATCGCAAATGATGTTACAGCATTAGAAAATGAGTTTACATCTTCTCTAAATGCTAACATTTACTTCTGTGAATCAGTGAACCTTCAAAACACTATTTTTTCTAAGGAAACTTGGACAACAGAACAGGACACCACTTCCACAGGAAATCTGGAGGATCACACAAAGACCACTGAAGGTGGCAGCTTGGATGACACTACTGTTTTGGTCTTGGAGGTGGAACGTATGCGAgtacaaagagacagagaaacagaaagagcaaaaaaattccaaaaaaagttggaggCTCTTCAGAACCAGGTAACTAGTCAGACCCAGCAACTAACACTAGCATTTGATAATCAGAGCAAACACATTGAGGGCCTTTTAAAGGAGCTACAACAAAGAGATGGTGCTCTCCAGAGGCAAGGAGAGGAACTACAGAGCTGTCAAATAGAGCTTGCCTCACTCAAGGCAGATAAACAAATGACTGAGTTGGTCACCAGCATGACCTCAAGTGCTGAGAATTCTGCTGAGGTTTCTGCAGAGCCATCTTGTGATTTAGCTAATAGCACCGATACTTTAAATACCTACGAAGTGGCTGAACAAGAATCTCTTGACACTGTGGAAAACAAACCACTACAGACCGATAAGCAGTCCTTTACAAATGTAGAAGTTGGAGATCgacctggatggatggagaatgTTCCTTCAGATGCTCCTTTAGATAAGACAAATATAAGCCATGTGACCTTAACATCTACAGATGTTGAGGAAAGAGATTCTGAGCAGTATACTAAAAACACTACTGAAGAGAAATTATTAgaactacaaactactgctcaGCAGGACAATGGTCAAGTGACTGAAACTAATACAGAGAATGCACAGAGTTCTGTTTTATTTGGTTTCACTGAAAACATAGAATTACCAGAAAAGCTTCATTCCACAGACAAAACGGGCACACTGAAGATAGTAATAAACAAATTGCATGAAGCACAGAAGGAGCTGTATAAATTAAAGTCCAAACATTCCCAACTGACTTTGCAGCTGCAGGAAGTTTCTAGGCAGGATTTCTTGTCCCTCAAGGAAGAGCATGAACAACTGAAATTAAAACTGAATCTAATTGATCACGAACCATGTTggacagaaacatttttaaaacaagacGAGTCAAATCATTTGACAAACACAGAAGAGTGTGTTACTGTGTCAAATCGGGAAGAGGACGATGTAATTGGTGGTAGTTTTGAAGACAGATGTCAAAAATGTGGACAAGAGACTGGAAATGAGACTTCAGCACAAGTTCACTCTCTTCATTGTcag CTTCAGGTCCTGCAGAGTGAACTTCGGCACCTTTCTAAGAAGAACAGAGACCAAGCTGAACAGCTGCAGCTTTGGAGAGTGTCTGCCATGGCCTCTGAGGATTCACTGGATCAGAAAAACAGCGGGAGCCCCATAGTTGTAGTTCGTGAGGAACAGCTTGTCCTCTCATGCAACGCCACTAAACTACACTCCGACATGAAACTGAGCAG CATAGTTCAGCATGAAGGTCTTTCCCAGCCAATAAGCTATATTGAACCTAGCACTGCAGACCATCAAAAAGATCATGAGACTTCAGAAAAAAGCCCAGAGGACTTGCCATCAAAACTTAAAGCAATG GTGCTAGTTGCTGATGATGACAGTGCAATAAATGATGTAACTAATCGCCTTAAAATGGAGATCAAACCTGTGAAATGCAAGAATGCATCTCCAGACGTGTCTTCTGAAATGGAAAAATCTGTTTCCCGGCATGATTTAGCTCATCAAATTGAACAAACGGGACCAGACGAGGATTGGCAACCTACAGGCTCGCCATATGAAATCGCTTTCACACCAGAAAGCCGAGAGGATGGTTTAATGGGAACTGGATTATTGACCGAAATAACAGATCTCAAGCTTAATATAGAAACGGTGGATGGGAAAGATTCTAATCTGAATTATGATGAGGTTGTAACTGCCATGCTAAGTGGGAAATTTCCTAGAAATGTGACCATGCGAGAAAATAAACACTCTTCGGCTCCAGAAAGTCAGACGTCAAATTCTGTCCGAAGAGAGGATAATGCTGTAGACCAGCAACAAATATCAGAATTCGCTTGGATCACGGGTGGTATTGACAATGCAGGTATTAAAGAAGTTAAGAGTGTGTGCACTCAGACAATAGAGTGCAACAGGGAAGATGTGAAGGACTTTGGAAGCCGCCATCAGAGCCTACTTGTCCTCCATGTCAGCACCCAGACTACGCAGAGTGAGAAACAGGAGGATAAGTGCACGGAATCGCAGGCTCTCTCTTCTGCCCTTGCATCAGAGACAGAAAAGCTCCTGTTTTCCGGCTCATTTCCAATTCCAGCTAATCCAGCTCACCTGGCCGAACGAATTAGGCGTGGCCGTGGCCGCATGTCTGCAGCATATGATGACACCGAGTATGAACCTTATGGCCTGCCTGAGGTTGTCATGAAAG GTTTTGCTGATATTCCCAGTGGTCCTGCTTGTCCATATGTCTTACGTAGGGGACTTTTGGGCACAGATGCTTTACCCATCTCACTCAGAGAGTCTTCACTAACAGAGGCTGAGGAAGAAATTGACCCATAG
- the si:dkeyp-115e12.6 gene encoding centromere protein F isoform X1 — MSWAAEDWTSGLPGPVLKKVQELQGQNEKLIRERQQRQLQLDNSDAALHKQKQKYEEVRVELGAVQRELVGVREQTQGEARVRDRLTQDLQAKVAQVCTLEGQLDSTRTLVQNLTQEVKRLEAELEKLQKGTVLADSMLFSTPCWNMNSPWDQSGRSSLRGEDVGKARQQLLFGDSTKSSAGAVSSPFPQQPHRSPPLRRKINQSDTRPPSSMFPWERDDARSTPRGKAASTHTSSFNISDVITDAGARDDGIEEALRKEIDGLRVRISGLQQELQLEKECCRESESCLAQVRKEFNLNEQNLTRSRDELARAQTRITQEGDRAQAAEQRVKHLQEELKCQRQNAETSRCNAEQRRKEMEREHQRELLELQRERQSMEKQHQQEATRLNQEIQQARTQHNTLQSQYDKLVLQKQAVERDLEGVQGNLKSTQSDLTESQKQEAQTQGKLTESLKENEGLRISLEQLKKREKSLEAEVKRLNEELAEALKLIKELQAKLAAPPVVSCPVAGDGFSPVPSTYSSYPPPHQQLSQRKKMLKTERPKISGRLGPVAYPSEREPGEGIDSEQIGTFGSEDSPPLSINVQEGNLCGAERSSEADMESSITEQDTGIEDTDTDSCMSDSISERVFKDDGRCDSGIQKPSSSNQGQKKDSSSIMELKKENSVLRDELRDIKRELDQRLDDLEAQRRAEAEAKTKLKQLSKKHSSQVEQHRTKAQELKDKGSKLEAQLEQERKESAQLREVVTNLETEAEKRKEEIKREEEETKEETIKLKEALAQMERREEHLKKEQEEMRKELDVLQSELLQEREEREREREMENKLRKTCEVEGLKIAELQAELDRLQSSATVEDKNVNTNMPFTYLQLGNQPNIANDVTALENEFTSSLNANIYFCESVNLQNTIFSKETWTTEQDTTSTGNLEDHTKTTEGGSLDDTTVLVLEVERMRVQRDRETERAKKFQKKLEALQNQVTSQTQQLTLAFDNQSKHIEGLLKELQQRDGALQRQGEELQSCQIELASLKADKQMTELVTSMTSSAENSAEVSAEPSCDLANSTDTLNTYEVAEQESLDTVENKPLQTDKQSFTNVEVGDRPGWMENVPSDAPLDKTNISHVTLTSTDVEERDSEQYTKNTTEEKLLELQTTAQQDNGQVTETNTENAQSSVLFGFTENIELPEKLHSTDKTGTLKIVINKLHEAQKELYKLKSKHSQLTLQLQEVSRQDFLSLKEEHEQLKLKLNLIDHEPCWTETFLKQDESNHLTNTEECVTVSNREEDDVIGGSFEDRCQKCGQETGNETSAQVHSLHCQLQVLQSELRHLSKKNRDQAEQLQLWRVSAMASEDSLDQKNSGSPIVVVREEQLVLSCNATKLHSDMKLSSSIVQHEGLSQPISYIEPSTADHQKDHETSEKSPEDLPSKLKAMVLVADDDSAINDVTNRLKMEIKPVKCKNASPDVSSEMEKSVSRHDLAHQIEQTGPDEDWQPTGSPYEIAFTPESREDGLMGTGLLTEITDLKLNIETVDGKDSNLNYDEVVTAMLSGKFPRNVTMRENKHSSAPESQTSNSVRREDNAVDQQQISEFAWITGGIDNAGIKEVKSVCTQTIECNREDVKDFGSRHQSLLVLHVSTQTTQSEKQEDKCTESQALSSALASETEKLLFSGSFPIPANPAHLAERIRRGRGRMSAAYDDTEYEPYGLPEVVMKGFADIPSGPACPYVLRRGLLGTDALPISLRESSLTEAEEEIDP, encoded by the exons GCTTGAGGCAGAACTGGAAAAGCTGCAAAAAGGAACTGTCCTAGCAGACTCCATGCTGTTTTCCACACCCTGCTGGAACATGAACTCACCCTGGGACCAAAGCG gtAGGAGCAGTCTCAGAGGAGAGGATGTAGGCAAAGCCCGA CAACAGCTACTGTTTGGAGATAGCACCAAGTCCTCAGCGGGTGCCGTTTCATCTCCGTTCCCTCAGCAACCACACAGATCGCCGCCTCTTAGGCGCAAAATCAACCAATCCGATACTCGTCCCCCATCCTCGATGTTTCCGTGGGAACGGGATGATGCAAGGTCCACTCCCAGGGGCAAAGCAGCATCCACCCACACCTCTTCCTTCAATATCAGTGATGTCATTACGGACGCTGGTGCACGTGATGATGGAATTGAGGAAGCACTGAGGAAGGAGATAGATG GGCTGCGTGTACGCATTTCTGGGTTGCAGCAGGAGTTGCAGCTGGAAAAAGAGTGCTGCAGGGAGTCCGAGTCTTGCCTCGCTCAAGTTAGGAAAGAGTTCAACTTGAACGAGCAAAATCTGACGCGCTCCAGAGATGAGTTGGCTCGTGCACAAACGCGCATCACACAGGAGGGGGACAGG GCTCAGGCAGCCGAACAGCGGGTGAAGCACTTACAGGAGGAGCTGAAGTGTCAGAGGCAGAATGCAGAAACTAGCCGCTGCAATGCCGAGCAGCGcaggaaagagatggagagagagcaCCAGAGA GAGCTTTTAGAGCTGCAAAGGGAGAGGCAGTCTATGGAGAAGCAGCACCAGCAGGAGGCTACCAGACTCAACCAAGAGATCCAGCAAGCCAggacacaacacaacacactacagtCACAATATGATAAa cTGGTTTTGCAGAAGCAGGCTGTAGAAAGGGATCTGGAGGGAGTGCAGGGCAACCTAAAAAGCACACAGAGTGATCTAACAGAGAGCCAAAAGCAGGAGGCTCAAACGCAAGGAAAACTCACG GAGTCACTGAAGGAAAACGAGGGACTGCGTATATCACTGGAGCAGttaaagaagagagagaaaagcctAGAAGCAGAGGTCAAAAGACTTAATGAGGAGTTGGCTGAagcactgaaactaattaaagAGCTGCAGG CCAAACTTGCAGCTCCACCAGTAGTCTCTTGTCCAGTTGCTGGAGATGGTTTTAGCCCTGTTCCATCCACTTATTCCAGTTACCCTCCACCTCACCAGCAGTTGtcccaaagaaagaaaatgttaaaaactgaGAGACCAAAAATATCAGGCAGGCTGGGGCCCGTAGCCTACCCTTCAGAGAGAGAACCTGGTGAGGGGATTGACTCTGAGCAAATCGGCACCTTTGGTTCTGAAGACTCTCCACCATTAAGCATCAATGTACAAGAAGGGAATCTGTGTGGAGCAGAACGCTCTAGTGAGGCAGATATGGAGAGCTCTATTACTGAGCAAGACACAGGGATTgaagatacagacacagactcATGCATGTCTGATTCAATCAGTGAGCGTGTGTTTAAAGATGATGGCCGTTGTGATTCAGGAATTCAAAAGCCAAGCTCCTCAAATcagggacaaaaaaaagactCCTCTTCTATCATGGAGTTAAAGAAAGAGAATTCAGTTCTTCGGGATGAGCTCAGGGACATTAAGCGGGAGTTAGATCAACGCCTCGATGACCTTGAGGCTCAAAGACGAGCGGAAGCTGAGGCTAAGACCAAATTGAAGCAACTTAGCAAAAAGCACTCGAGCCAAGTAGAGCAGCATCGCACAAAGGCCCAGGAGCTTAAAGACAAAGGAAGCAAACTAGAAGCACAGCTGGAacaagagaggaaagagagtgCACAACTGAGGGAAGTGGTAACTAATTTAGAGACAGAggctgaaaaaagaaaggaggaaattaagagagaagaggaagaaaccaAAGAGGAGACCATCAAACTAAAAGAAGCCTTGGCACAGATGGAAAGAAGGGAGGAACATCTTAAAAAAGAGCAAGAGGAAATGCGCAAGGAACTTGATGTGCTTCAGTCTGAACTTTTGCAGGAacgtgaggagagagagagggagcgagagatGGAGAATAAACTACGTAAAACTTGTGAAGTGGAAGGACTAAAGATTGCAGAACTTCAAGCAGAGTTGGACCGGCTGCAAAGTTCTGCCACAGTGGAGGACAAGAATGTAAACACTAACATGCCTTTCACCTATCTGCAGCTTGGAAACCAACCAAACATCGCAAATGATGTTACAGCATTAGAAAATGAGTTTACATCTTCTCTAAATGCTAACATTTACTTCTGTGAATCAGTGAACCTTCAAAACACTATTTTTTCTAAGGAAACTTGGACAACAGAACAGGACACCACTTCCACAGGAAATCTGGAGGATCACACAAAGACCACTGAAGGTGGCAGCTTGGATGACACTACTGTTTTGGTCTTGGAGGTGGAACGTATGCGAgtacaaagagacagagaaacagaaagagcaaaaaaattccaaaaaaagttggaggCTCTTCAGAACCAGGTAACTAGTCAGACCCAGCAACTAACACTAGCATTTGATAATCAGAGCAAACACATTGAGGGCCTTTTAAAGGAGCTACAACAAAGAGATGGTGCTCTCCAGAGGCAAGGAGAGGAACTACAGAGCTGTCAAATAGAGCTTGCCTCACTCAAGGCAGATAAACAAATGACTGAGTTGGTCACCAGCATGACCTCAAGTGCTGAGAATTCTGCTGAGGTTTCTGCAGAGCCATCTTGTGATTTAGCTAATAGCACCGATACTTTAAATACCTACGAAGTGGCTGAACAAGAATCTCTTGACACTGTGGAAAACAAACCACTACAGACCGATAAGCAGTCCTTTACAAATGTAGAAGTTGGAGATCgacctggatggatggagaatgTTCCTTCAGATGCTCCTTTAGATAAGACAAATATAAGCCATGTGACCTTAACATCTACAGATGTTGAGGAAAGAGATTCTGAGCAGTATACTAAAAACACTACTGAAGAGAAATTATTAgaactacaaactactgctcaGCAGGACAATGGTCAAGTGACTGAAACTAATACAGAGAATGCACAGAGTTCTGTTTTATTTGGTTTCACTGAAAACATAGAATTACCAGAAAAGCTTCATTCCACAGACAAAACGGGCACACTGAAGATAGTAATAAACAAATTGCATGAAGCACAGAAGGAGCTGTATAAATTAAAGTCCAAACATTCCCAACTGACTTTGCAGCTGCAGGAAGTTTCTAGGCAGGATTTCTTGTCCCTCAAGGAAGAGCATGAACAACTGAAATTAAAACTGAATCTAATTGATCACGAACCATGTTggacagaaacatttttaaaacaagacGAGTCAAATCATTTGACAAACACAGAAGAGTGTGTTACTGTGTCAAATCGGGAAGAGGACGATGTAATTGGTGGTAGTTTTGAAGACAGATGTCAAAAATGTGGACAAGAGACTGGAAATGAGACTTCAGCACAAGTTCACTCTCTTCATTGTcag CTTCAGGTCCTGCAGAGTGAACTTCGGCACCTTTCTAAGAAGAACAGAGACCAAGCTGAACAGCTGCAGCTTTGGAGAGTGTCTGCCATGGCCTCTGAGGATTCACTGGATCAGAAAAACAGCGGGAGCCCCATAGTTGTAGTTCGTGAGGAACAGCTTGTCCTCTCATGCAACGCCACTAAACTACACTCCGACATGAAACTGAGCAG TAGCATAGTTCAGCATGAAGGTCTTTCCCAGCCAATAAGCTATATTGAACCTAGCACTGCAGACCATCAAAAAGATCATGAGACTTCAGAAAAAAGCCCAGAGGACTTGCCATCAAAACTTAAAGCAATG GTGCTAGTTGCTGATGATGACAGTGCAATAAATGATGTAACTAATCGCCTTAAAATGGAGATCAAACCTGTGAAATGCAAGAATGCATCTCCAGACGTGTCTTCTGAAATGGAAAAATCTGTTTCCCGGCATGATTTAGCTCATCAAATTGAACAAACGGGACCAGACGAGGATTGGCAACCTACAGGCTCGCCATATGAAATCGCTTTCACACCAGAAAGCCGAGAGGATGGTTTAATGGGAACTGGATTATTGACCGAAATAACAGATCTCAAGCTTAATATAGAAACGGTGGATGGGAAAGATTCTAATCTGAATTATGATGAGGTTGTAACTGCCATGCTAAGTGGGAAATTTCCTAGAAATGTGACCATGCGAGAAAATAAACACTCTTCGGCTCCAGAAAGTCAGACGTCAAATTCTGTCCGAAGAGAGGATAATGCTGTAGACCAGCAACAAATATCAGAATTCGCTTGGATCACGGGTGGTATTGACAATGCAGGTATTAAAGAAGTTAAGAGTGTGTGCACTCAGACAATAGAGTGCAACAGGGAAGATGTGAAGGACTTTGGAAGCCGCCATCAGAGCCTACTTGTCCTCCATGTCAGCACCCAGACTACGCAGAGTGAGAAACAGGAGGATAAGTGCACGGAATCGCAGGCTCTCTCTTCTGCCCTTGCATCAGAGACAGAAAAGCTCCTGTTTTCCGGCTCATTTCCAATTCCAGCTAATCCAGCTCACCTGGCCGAACGAATTAGGCGTGGCCGTGGCCGCATGTCTGCAGCATATGATGACACCGAGTATGAACCTTATGGCCTGCCTGAGGTTGTCATGAAAG GTTTTGCTGATATTCCCAGTGGTCCTGCTTGTCCATATGTCTTACGTAGGGGACTTTTGGGCACAGATGCTTTACCCATCTCACTCAGAGAGTCTTCACTAACAGAGGCTGAGGAAGAAATTGACCCATAG